A stretch of DNA from Pigmentibacter ruber:
CGATCCCCTCACTTTCCAGTATCGCTACTGCTTACGCGGTCTTAGCTACAGTTTCCCGTAGTTATCCCCCTCCACAAGGCAGATTCCCATGCATTACTCACCCGTGCGCCACTAATGTATTGCTACATCCGTTCGACTTGCATGTGTTAGGCACGCCGCCAGCGTTCGTTCTGAGCCAGGATCAAACTCTTAGCTCTTATTTCTTACTCCTTACGGAGCTCGCTTTTACTTTTTATGGTAGTTTTTCTCTACCTTGACGGTTCTTTCTTTTATGAAGGAACCTTGTACTTCGTCTCTTTCGACACGAAACACAACGCTCCCGCACTCTGTTTCTGCTCTCTTCTCTTGTCAAATAACTTAACCAGTTTCAGGACTTCCACTTTCGTGGAGAACCGTCTGGTGAGTGATGTAGCTACAGAAACCAAAATATTTTGTCAAATTTTTTAAAAAGAAATTTTTAATTTTTTTTTTTATCTTTTTTAACATGCAGTTAGCTCGATAAGGCATTCCTTTGAATTTTCTTACGTTCGTTATATTGTTCTATTCGTTATTTTATATTGTTTCAAAGCTAAGGAAAAACTATGAAAATTGCTTTGTTAGGTTCCACAGGCAGACTGGGTAGTCTAGTCCACAAAGAGTTAAATGAAGAAGGTATTGCTACTTATCTGGTTACAAAAAAGGTTCTTGAGTCTAGCAGAGAATTTCAAAACTTTTTCACTCAACTTCCTGAGCAAATTATTATTCTAGATGTGAGCCTTCCATCAGGAACCGAAAATTTAATTATCCAATTGGAGCAACTTGATTCTGAAAATATTAATAAATTAAGAGGTATTGTTATTGGAACTACAGGCCACTCAATCACCCAGCTTGAAAAAATAAAAAATATTTCAAAAAAACTGCCAATTTGTCTTGTATCTAATTTCTCTAAAGGAGTTTTTCTCTTTGAACAAATTTTGAATGCCAAAACATCAAACGGAATGTCAGTTTGTGACTTAGCACGTTCTCTAGGTTTTGATCTTGCTTTAAACGAAATTCATCATACAAAAAAGAAAGACATACCAAGTGGTACTGCGGTAACTCTTGCAAGCTGTGCAAATTTATCAAGTGAAAAAGTATCATCTACAAGAGTAGGTGACGTGATAGGTGAGCATACCCTTTATTTCAGTCAGGATTCGGAAATGTTTGAAATAAAGCATTCAGCTCACAGTCGAAAGTTATTTGCTTTAGGCGCAATACAGATATGTAAAAACATGAATGCAAAAAGCCCTGTTGCAGGACTTCTTTCCAAAGAAGGATTTTTTACTCAATAATTCTAAATATATAATCAATCTGTTGCAAAGCTTAAATACCTCAATTATACCATTGCAGGGATGAATCCCAGACATTGCAAGTATGATTAAAATTTAATACCTTATTTTAAATTTTAATTTTTTTCTTAACAAAAATTTCTTGGTTGGAACATGGATACTTTAATTTTAATTTTTCGGATACTTTTTATTGTTATTGGCTCGCTAACTGCAACTATTTATATACTTTTTCAATTTTATCAAAAAGTACCAAAAGCTCCGTTTAAATTAATCACTGCTGATTATTTAGTATATTCACTAATTGCTTTGATCTTTGGTTTTGGCACAAATTCATACTATGGTTTGGCTTCTTTTATTCCTTTATTATTGATTAAATTTATAGCAAACAAAGCGATAGTGCCTGAAAAATTGAACGGTTCTGGATTCTGGATGGAAATAGATTGGAAAAAACTGACTCCACGTGGTTTTAATAGAAATGTTCCAAAACATATTTTAGATGAAATGAATAAAATGTTAAATAGTACGCCTAAGGATACTCATTTCATTGTACCAAGATTTTATGCTATTATAGCTGTAAAATTTATGCTTAAAAAAATGCAAAAAGAATCCAAAAATATGCCTATGAACTTCTCAGTCCAACAACAAAATATGGGAATGGATCAAATAAATATGCTGGCTCAAAATATTTTAAATTTAGCGAAGGGAAAATCTGAGAAGAAAGATTTCAATATAGGTGTTCTTAAAATTACAAGACATTAATTTATTATTTTTGGCAAATCCATAACCCAAGAAATATTGCCCCCGTCTTTATTCATTCCAGCAATAAATACTGCTGGAATGCAGTCATTCTCTGAAGAAATAGTTAAAATTTCAGCAAACTGTTGTACTTCCTCTAAGCTTTTATGAGCCTCAACCCACTCTAATAAAGACTTTAAAGCGGTGCCTACCAACACAATTTTAGGGCAAAAATTCTCTTCAAAATTTTCGATTAAATCAATTAAAGATGAAGTTAAATTTCCTATATAAGGCTTGGATTCTTTATATTTATCAAGTCTATTATCAACGCAAATAGGAAGAGCTAAGCTTTTTGCTAAAGTTTCTGCCGTTTTTAATGTTCGATGATCATTACCAGCTACTATTAAAACTTCTGAATAAAATTGCAATGAAGCCCGCATAGCATTAGAAAAATCAGTTTGCTGTTTAAAAGAACGCCAAATAGCGTCTTCATTCAATGACTTAGCTCTTGCAGAATAATTAGCTGTGATAGGTATTTTTAAACTCTCTGATATGAATGCTGAAATTGTTTCAGCAAAAGCTTCTGCTCCTTGCTCACCTGTCCTGCTTAAATATTCAGGAGCTCCAGCTTCTCCTTGGGTGAAAAATAAAAATAAAGCTTTCATAATGCTCCTTTCTGTAAAAGCTAGTGGGGCGCAAAATCAATACTCGCTTCACTTAAATTACTATAGTATGTTAGAAAACAATCTTTGCAAAATGTTAAGATGTCTTTTTGCAAAATAATAATTTAAATAAAAATATTTCTTAGGAGCTCTAAAATGTCTGATGATACTGACAACATTCAGAAAATTGAATTTGAAAATCATTTTGCTCTAAAGGTTGTCGTTATTTATTTTCCAAATGGTTACGTTGTAAGTAATGAAGAAAACTTAAATGAATTAAAAAATGCTTGGTCAAAAAATTTAAAATCATGGCATTCTCCATACACTTGTTTATTTGATTTAAGAAATTTTACTATTGCACCGCAAATGGAAGCTGATTTTGAAAAATTAATTAAGTTTTTTAAAAATTTTTTTATGCGTAAAATAATTGGTTTTTATGATAAAAATTCTCCTACAGTGAATGTAAGTTTTGAAAAAATTGAAGGGTTTGAGGAAGCTGCTTCCCAAACAGGCCTTGCTAGGGCAAATTCACCTGATAAAAAAATAACTGATTTACGAAGTAAAATTCAATTTGATAATGACTTTAATGCTCATGTTATGGAAATAAGTTTTTTATCTGATACGGAAATAAATTCTAAAGAAGATCTTGCAATATTAAAATCTAAACTACAAAATAATTTAATGCTTTGGCATACTCCTTATTCAATAATTATCAACTGTCTTAATTTAACCTTTTCAGCAGATGCCAAAAATGAGTTTAATAAAATTGATAAATTTGCATCTGCTTTTTTCTGCAAAAAGATAGTTGGATACTCACCAAAAGCCGCAAAAGATAGTTATCCCTTTCTAACTTATCGATCACGCCACTTAGCAGCAGGTTCATTAGAAAATGAAGGATTAGAAGCAGGGGACAAAGCAAATTGCTCTACACGTAAAATTGGCACATAGATAAATTAAAAAGTAGCTATAATTAGATATTCTATAGTTAAGGAGTCTCTTTTTATGTCTACTTCAAATACAGACAAAGAAATACAAACTGCATTTGTTAAAAACGCATTACAAAAACTTCAAGAAATGAATGGTATTGCAAATGTTTTGTTACGTGAAGGTGCTAAACCTGAACTCACAGATGCTTTTTCTCGAGCTTCCAATGCATTAAAAAACTTTGCGGTAACGTGCCATCAAAATCAAGTTGCAGATTTTGTAGCAGGAAAAATTGATCCTCACTTCGAAGCAATACGTCTTGAAAATGTTAAAATAACTGATGAGCTTAAACAGAACATAAAAGACAATATGTCACAACTCAAAGAACTTATCCAAAATATTGCTAAAGACGAAGTTATTATTCAACAAGTTACTGAAAATATTCCAAAAGAAGAAGAGCAAAACTTATATTCGTTACTTTCAGCTATTGGACAGTTGAGTGTCTGGAGTTTTCACGAACTCATGAACACATTAGCAAAAGTTCAAGGATTTACAGAAATGCTCGATGATATTTATTTGCAATTACCAGAAGCAGCTAAAGAAAGTCGCGAAAATTTAAAAACAATTCAAAATAAATTAATTGCAAATACATCTCACATGACCGGTGTAATAAATAGAATTCGTTCTTTAAGAGGAAAAACAAAAATTGTTATTAAAGAATACAATATTCGTGATGTGGTAAAAAATATTCAAGATCTTACTCAACAACCACCTAAAACTCTAAATTGGTCTTCCCTACATATACCAAGCGTGATGGTACCTTTCGATCAAATTATTTTTGAACAAATATGGGTACATTTGTGGAAACTCTTAGGGGAATGGCTACCACCAAAAGCAAATGCGCAACCTAAATGTTTTGGAAAAATAGAGTTAAATAAGAATACTGGTGATCTTAAATATAAAAATAAAATATCCCTATATTTTTGGTATGAACCATATAAGTCAGAAGCATTTGATCCAACATCATTAACATATAACCCACAAACTCCACAAGCAGACTTAGCATACGTTTACCATTTTACTTCACAAATTGCTGGAAGAATAAATGCTACTATTGGTGCTTCTAAAGCTCCTTTTGGCGGAACTGTTTTTTCAATTACATTGCCATGTGCAGATGTTGTTACTTCCGTCAATGAAACGGGATATCAAGTGCCACAACCACTCCATATTGGTAAATTAAGTGAACCTGAAAAAAATTCAAAGACTGTATTAATTATTGATGATGAAAAAGATCTTAGAACAATTTTAAGTTTAAAAGTCAATAAAATGGGATATAATGTTTTTGTTGCTGAAAATATTACAGAAGCAATTAATTTTTTAGATAATAAAAAAATAGATTTAATTATTTCTGATCTTTTCATAGGACAAGAAAGTGGATTAGATTTATTGAAAACATTAAAAGTATCAGATTCAAAGATTCCTTTTATTTTTATAACTGGAGCTAGTGAAGATGATATCTCAAAACCAATTCTAGATATTTTAGCTAAATATTCAAAAGCATTTTTAACTAAACCTATTCCAACTCAACTTCTAAAAGAAACACTTGATAAATTTATTCCAAAATAATATTAGAAATGTGAAGATTGAAAGGATTTCGTATGCAAAAAATTCGCATAAGTTTAAAAAATATTTATGCTTTTTCTGTTTTTTTTAATCTAACAGCATTTGCAGACAATAATATAGATTTTAAATTTACTTCATCGCAAATTCCAGATAGTGATTATCAAAACATTGTGAAACCATTAATTAATCCTACAAGATTTCAATTTATGTCTGCTCCCATTCCATCTAGTGGAAAAATTATACCTTTAGGAATATCTGCAGGTGGAGGTTTATCTTACTTTAATCCACCACAATCTATGATTGACTCCTTAAATAAATACACAGATTCAGCAAATAATTTTCCAAGTAGTATAATAATGCCAAGATTTATTGGAAAAATAGGAATTCCTTTTGGAATAGATGTTGCAATTAACTATGCTAAAGTACCACAAAGTTCAATTGAATTTTATGGAATAGGTGGACAATTTATTCTTTCTAACCCAAGAATAATCCCTATTTCATTAGCACTGCGTGGGGGGTATACTCAAATTAGTGGATTTGCTCCTTTTGATGCTAATAGTACAAACGCCGAATTGCTTTTGGGTGTTCCTTTACCAGTTTTAAAGCCATATCTTGGTGGTGGTAGCAATTGGTCAAATGCTTCAACATCTTTCAAAATTGGAAATGCAACTTTAACAAAAAGTTCTTCATGGAATGAAGTTTATGGCATTATTGGATTTCAAATTGTTACTGTATTAGCTTTAGATGTAGAAGCACAAATTTCATCAAATCAAACTATTTATAATGCAAAAATATCTTTAGAAATTTAATTTTCTTTTTTTATTTTCTCAATTTTTTTCCCACAAAAATTTTTATTTCATTATATTTTAACATTAGGAAATATTTGCTGCATTAAAGCTTTAAAAAGCAAGCCGAAGCTTATTATAAGTACAACCTGTTTTTTCTAGAGCAGGTTTACTAAAGGAATTCAAGAAGTATTCCTGATATGCCATGGAGGCTTTTTATGATTTTTTTTACGTTGCAAAAAAAACTAAGAGAACTTGTAACATCTAAATGCACACTGCTATGGCTAGAAGGAACACAACATGAAAGAGTTCTTAAAATTAAATTATCTGGTAGTAAAATTATATTAAACTTAGCTAATGGAACAACTAAGGTGATTGCTTTTGAAAAATATACTTTTACGTCAGTTGGTTTGCAATTTTGGTGCCAAGGGAAACCTGGAGTTTTATATAAGTGGGAACAAGTTGGAAATGTAGAAAGTTATAATAATGAAAAAACAAAACTTGATGACAATGTTCCAGATGATGATCCAACTCCTCCAGATATTGCAGCATAGTTTTTTCGATTTCTAAAGATACTTTGGAGTTTTTATGAGGCTAACGGCAAAAATTCTTTCTTGGTTACTCGCTTCGGTTGTCGTAGTGATGATCATGTTTACAAGTTTAGCTATATATATGCTACAAAAAAATCTTGAAGAAGAAGCTTTTCGCTCACATAAACTAATTTATTCATTATTTTTACCAACAATAACTCGCTATCTTTGGGAATTCGATATCACCGGAATTAAAGAAACATTAACAAATATAATAGAAAATAACTATGCAAATAAAATATATATATATGACGCCGATTCTGTTCTAGTTACTTATTTATATAAAGACAAAAAAACGGGAAAAA
This window harbors:
- a CDS encoding 4-hydroxy-tetrahydrodipicolinate reductase — protein: MKIALLGSTGRLGSLVHKELNEEGIATYLVTKKVLESSREFQNFFTQLPEQIIILDVSLPSGTENLIIQLEQLDSENINKLRGIVIGTTGHSITQLEKIKNISKKLPICLVSNFSKGVFLFEQILNAKTSNGMSVCDLARSLGFDLALNEIHHTKKKDIPSGTAVTLASCANLSSEKVSSTRVGDVIGEHTLYFSQDSEMFEIKHSAHSRKLFALGAIQICKNMNAKSPVAGLLSKEGFFTQ
- a CDS encoding response regulator, which produces MSTSNTDKEIQTAFVKNALQKLQEMNGIANVLLREGAKPELTDAFSRASNALKNFAVTCHQNQVADFVAGKIDPHFEAIRLENVKITDELKQNIKDNMSQLKELIQNIAKDEVIIQQVTENIPKEEEQNLYSLLSAIGQLSVWSFHELMNTLAKVQGFTEMLDDIYLQLPEAAKESRENLKTIQNKLIANTSHMTGVINRIRSLRGKTKIVIKEYNIRDVVKNIQDLTQQPPKTLNWSSLHIPSVMVPFDQIIFEQIWVHLWKLLGEWLPPKANAQPKCFGKIELNKNTGDLKYKNKISLYFWYEPYKSEAFDPTSLTYNPQTPQADLAYVYHFTSQIAGRINATIGASKAPFGGTVFSITLPCADVVTSVNETGYQVPQPLHIGKLSEPEKNSKTVLIIDDEKDLRTILSLKVNKMGYNVFVAENITEAINFLDNKKIDLIISDLFIGQESGLDLLKTLKVSDSKIPFIFITGASEDDISKPILDILAKYSKAFLTKPIPTQLLKETLDKFIPK
- a CDS encoding DUF6588 family protein, with the translated sequence MQKIRISLKNIYAFSVFFNLTAFADNNIDFKFTSSQIPDSDYQNIVKPLINPTRFQFMSAPIPSSGKIIPLGISAGGGLSYFNPPQSMIDSLNKYTDSANNFPSSIIMPRFIGKIGIPFGIDVAINYAKVPQSSIEFYGIGGQFILSNPRIIPISLALRGGYTQISGFAPFDANSTNAELLLGVPLPVLKPYLGGGSNWSNASTSFKIGNATLTKSSSWNEVYGIIGFQIVTVLALDVEAQISSNQTIYNAKISLEI